One region of Bacteroidia bacterium genomic DNA includes:
- a CDS encoding RNA polymerase sigma factor RpoD/SigA gives MRQLKITRQVTNRDTPSLDKYLHEIGKVELITADEEVELARKIKLGDQKALTKLVNSNLRFVVSVSKQYQNQGLSLPDLINEGNLGLIKAALRFDETRGFKFISYAVWWIRQSILQALAEQARIVRLPLNKIGSINKINKSFSKLEQQYEREPTADEIATDLDIGQKEVKEFLKSSGRHVSMDAPLNSEDDGDMYDVLSSNDEELPDSDLISMSLRMEIERILTTLSPRESDIVRLYFGLSGKHAYSLEEIGEEFGLTRERVRQIKEKAIRRLKHTSKSKLLKSYLGN, from the coding sequence ATGAGACAACTAAAAATTACCAGGCAGGTAACTAATCGCGACACTCCATCTCTTGATAAATACTTGCACGAGATTGGAAAGGTTGAATTAATTACTGCCGACGAGGAAGTTGAGCTTGCGCGAAAAATTAAACTGGGCGATCAAAAGGCGTTAACAAAATTAGTTAATTCTAATTTACGTTTTGTAGTTTCCGTATCAAAGCAATACCAAAATCAAGGATTAAGCTTACCTGATTTAATTAATGAGGGAAATTTGGGTTTAATTAAAGCAGCTTTAAGGTTCGACGAAACAAGAGGTTTTAAATTTATTTCTTATGCAGTATGGTGGATTCGGCAGTCAATTCTGCAGGCTTTAGCAGAACAGGCTCGTATTGTAAGATTACCATTAAATAAAATTGGCTCAATTAATAAAATTAACAAATCATTTTCAAAATTAGAGCAACAATACGAACGCGAACCTACTGCCGACGAAATTGCAACTGATCTGGACATCGGTCAAAAAGAAGTAAAAGAATTTCTTAAAAGTTCAGGAAGGCACGTTTCAATGGATGCTCCATTAAATTCTGAAGACGATGGAGATATGTATGACGTTCTTTCATCTAATGACGAAGAATTACCTGATAGTGATTTAATTTCAATGTCATTAAGAATGGAAATTGAAAGAATTCTTACTACACTTTCTCCACGCGAATCCGATATTGTTAGACTTTACTTTGGTTTAAGCGGCAAACACGCATACTCTTTAGAAGAAATTGGCGAAGAGTTTGGATTAACCAGAGAAAGAGTAAGACAAATTAAAGAAAAAGCAATCAGAAGACTAAAACACACTTCAAAATCAAAACTTTTGAAATCGTATTTAGGTAACTAA
- a CDS encoding ribulose-phosphate 3-epimerase, whose protein sequence is MIAPSLLSANFTILNDEIKMLNQSYADWIHLDIMDGVFVPNITFGFPVIKQIKKIATKPLDVHLMIVQPERYLKEFKETGADILTVHYEASVHLHRTLEAIKALGMKAGVSLNPHSPVSLLNNVIEIADLVLLMSVNPGFGGQKFISETYQKISDTKELILKKNSKCLIEIDGGVDINNAEKLYNTGADILVAGNAVFSASDPKQMIKDISAKKK, encoded by the coding sequence ATGATTGCTCCTTCCCTGTTATCGGCAAATTTTACAATCTTAAATGATGAAATTAAAATGCTTAACCAAAGCTATGCCGATTGGATTCACCTTGATATAATGGATGGTGTTTTTGTACCGAATATAACTTTTGGTTTTCCGGTTATAAAACAAATAAAGAAAATTGCAACAAAACCACTTGATGTTCATTTAATGATTGTTCAGCCTGAACGCTATTTAAAAGAATTTAAAGAAACAGGTGCTGATATTCTTACTGTTCATTACGAAGCATCAGTTCATTTACACCGAACATTAGAAGCAATAAAAGCTTTAGGAATGAAAGCCGGAGTTTCATTAAACCCTCACTCACCTGTTAGTTTGCTTAATAATGTAATTGAAATTGCAGATTTGGTTTTACTAATGTCAGTGAACCCTGGCTTTGGCGGACAAAAATTTATTTCTGAAACATACCAGAAAATTTCAGATACTAAAGAACTTATTCTGAAAAAGAATTCAAAATGCCTTATTGAAATTGACGGCGGAGTTGATATTAATAATGCCGAGAAACTTTATAACACAGGTGCTGATATTCTTGTTGCCGGTAATGCTGTTTTTTCTGCATCAGATCCAAAGCAGATGATTAAAGATATTAGTGCTAAGAAAAAATAA